Proteins from a single region of Thermofilaceae archaeon:
- a CDS encoding KH domain-containing protein: MCAYAGIPVPVKPERLGVIIGKDGSNKTALERAFNVILNVDSKTSTVYISPTQGMTPLEVMRARLAIEAISLGFSLEDALQLSDENWCFEVIDLSEMTRNADDLRRIKARIIGEEGKARRNIEQMAHVKIVVGEKTVGILGECDNVEVARKALTMLIQGRTHGTVYGYLRAAGRELKRKRMELWEKFGDKI; the protein is encoded by the coding sequence ATGTGCGCTTATGCAGGCATTCCCGTTCCAGTTAAGCCAGAGCGACTAGGTGTAATAATAGGGAAAGATGGCTCAAACAAGACTGCTTTGGAGAGAGCTTTCAATGTAATATTGAACGTGGATTCAAAAACATCGACCGTCTACATCTCTCCCACGCAGGGGATGACCCCCCTAGAGGTTATGCGTGCCAGGCTGGCTATCGAGGCGATCTCGCTGGGTTTCAGTCTCGAGGATGCGCTTCAGCTCAGCGACGAAAACTGGTGCTTCGAAGTTATCGATTTGAGCGAGATGACACGAAACGCGGACGATCTAAGGAGAATAAAGGCTAGGATCATCGGTGAAGAGGGAAAAGCGCGAAGGAACATCGAGCAAATGGCCCACGTAAAAATCGTTGTAGGCGAAAAAACGGTCGGCATACTGGGCGAGTGCGACAACGTTGAAGTTGCCAGGAAAGCCCTCACGATGCTCATACAAGGCCGCACTCACGGGACAGTTTACGGGTATCTCAGAGCAGCTGGAAGAGAGTTAAAGAGAAAGAGAATGGAACTGTGGGAGAAGTTCGGAGATAAAATTTAA
- a CDS encoding FKBP-type peptidyl-prolyl cis-trans isomerase: protein MSENVKPVKGDAVLLEYTIIDKATARVLETTTEQVAKDAGLYSEETKYGPRLVILGSGELPSGLEEQLVDVGEGEEREIELPPEKAFGRRDPEKIRVIPAREFSARGIIPRAGMEVEVRGERGTVISVGSGRVIVDFNHPLAGRELVFKVKVVKVLKSAKEKTEALFKKYVTIDGASLNFENGTAVITIPFNALFSPENLEALNAFARSVESYVSDIKAVKLVSTILERKTEEAGAGTR from the coding sequence ATGAGTGAGAACGTTAAGCCTGTAAAAGGAGATGCCGTGCTGCTGGAGTACACGATAATCGATAAAGCGACTGCGAGAGTACTCGAGACAACAACTGAACAAGTCGCAAAGGATGCAGGCCTTTACAGCGAAGAAACTAAGTATGGTCCCCGCTTAGTAATTCTGGGTTCAGGCGAATTACCATCCGGTTTGGAGGAGCAACTTGTCGACGTCGGCGAAGGGGAGGAGCGCGAAATCGAACTGCCACCCGAGAAGGCGTTCGGCAGGAGGGATCCGGAGAAGATTAGGGTGATCCCCGCCAGAGAGTTTTCCGCGAGAGGCATCATACCCCGGGCTGGAATGGAAGTAGAAGTGCGAGGTGAGAGAGGCACCGTGATCAGCGTAGGTAGCGGTAGAGTCATTGTGGATTTCAACCATCCGCTCGCAGGGCGGGAACTGGTATTCAAGGTCAAAGTGGTTAAGGTACTCAAAAGCGCTAAGGAGAAGACCGAGGCCCTCTTCAAGAAGTACGTGACAATCGATGGAGCATCACTAAACTTCGAGAACGGGACGGCAGTAATCACGATCCCCTTCAACGCCCTCTTTTCACCGGAGAACCTTGAGGCGCTCAACGCCTTCGCAAGGAGCGTTGAAAGCTACGTAAGTGACATTAAAGCTGTGAAACTGGTCTCCACAATACTTGAGCGGAAAACCGAGGAGGCTGGCGCTGGAACACGGTGA
- a CDS encoding NAD(P)/FAD-dependent oxidoreductase gives MSERYDVVVVGGGVAGLFTAYNLAKAGLSTVIVESKGEDSIGEKVCGDAIGEHHFREVGLEPPRVGEDALSVIEGVRVFSPSKQHYVTAWGRGYALDRRAFGRRLLRMAVNSGASLLAGHSAVKPVVEGNWVRGVKVLAKGGTLEIRGSVIVDATGAAAAVRTKLPSEWWVSYRAPLEDFNAAFRVIAEVEVEQDPRYADIYLDVNVAPGGYWWWFPKGRYEVNVGLGVKMGPNAPNPREMFEKHIKPLIERAGGKILHAGGGIVPTRRPAPCPVWNGLVAVGDAAYTANPLHGGGIGPALVSALHAARQIVKALEEGEPSMERLWPYKKAYLQAYGIKQASLDVARIYLQGLSNDDIELIISSRIVSDEELSAIGYRGELLTTVLSKALSIVRVLKRPSLLPELVRLKSLMDESASIYREYPESPSKFEQWFAKAESFFAQVKDKFW, from the coding sequence GTGTCGGAAAGGTATGACGTTGTCGTCGTCGGTGGGGGAGTTGCCGGGCTTTTTACAGCGTACAATCTAGCTAAAGCCGGGCTCTCAACGGTAATTGTCGAATCGAAGGGCGAGGACAGCATTGGAGAGAAGGTTTGCGGTGATGCAATAGGGGAGCACCACTTCAGGGAGGTTGGATTGGAACCGCCCCGCGTAGGAGAGGACGCTTTAAGCGTTATAGAGGGTGTCCGCGTATTCTCTCCGAGTAAGCAGCATTACGTCACTGCGTGGGGGAGAGGCTACGCCTTGGATAGGAGGGCTTTTGGGAGAAGACTCTTACGAATGGCGGTAAACTCTGGGGCCTCACTACTTGCCGGGCACTCGGCGGTAAAACCAGTAGTCGAGGGTAACTGGGTTAGGGGGGTCAAGGTCCTAGCTAAGGGAGGGACGCTGGAGATACGGGGGAGCGTTATCGTTGATGCAACGGGCGCAGCTGCAGCTGTTAGGACGAAGCTGCCCAGCGAATGGTGGGTCTCCTACAGGGCACCTCTCGAGGACTTCAACGCGGCTTTTAGAGTTATAGCTGAGGTCGAAGTGGAGCAGGATCCCCGCTACGCCGACATATACTTAGACGTGAACGTCGCGCCGGGGGGTTATTGGTGGTGGTTCCCCAAGGGGAGGTACGAGGTTAACGTTGGGTTAGGCGTGAAAATGGGTCCCAATGCTCCGAACCCGAGGGAGATGTTCGAGAAGCACATCAAGCCCCTCATCGAAAGGGCCGGCGGGAAAATCCTACACGCGGGTGGGGGGATCGTTCCAACGCGTCGTCCCGCTCCCTGCCCCGTTTGGAATGGGCTGGTAGCGGTGGGAGATGCAGCGTATACCGCCAACCCGCTTCATGGCGGAGGAATTGGACCGGCACTCGTTAGTGCCCTTCACGCGGCAAGACAAATTGTGAAAGCCCTCGAGGAGGGAGAGCCCTCAATGGAGAGGCTGTGGCCGTACAAGAAGGCGTATCTGCAAGCGTACGGTATAAAGCAGGCGTCCCTCGACGTTGCGCGTATCTACCTGCAAGGGCTTTCGAACGACGATATTGAACTGATAATTAGCAGTAGGATAGTGTCGGATGAAGAACTTTCGGCGATAGGGTATCGTGGCGAGCTGTTAACCACGGTACTCTCAAAGGCGCTCTCAATTGTGAGGGTGCTCAAGAGACCATCGCTGCTTCCCGAGCTCGTACGCCTAAAGTCGCTCATGGACGAGTCCGCGTCAATCTATAGGGAGTACCCCGAATCGCCGTCGAAGTTCGAGCAATGGTTTGCGAAAGCCGAGAGCTTCTTCGCGCAGGTAAAGGACAAATTCTGGTGA
- a CDS encoding translation initiation factor IF-6: MSIEVLYAFGNPYVGVFITASEKWALIPESAPDKVELAIRRNLGVEAIRASIGETPLLGILCVMNSKGLLLGNIVKEEEVDRIRKAVGDALVVDVLDEIKENALGNLILTNDSTAIVSPLIPPPARAKIADTLDVEVVQMKLGGSNFVGALGVATNRGVLLSPILSDEEVNTLISLMKVPKGGIGTVNRGNVFVKSGVVANSRGALVGFDTTGIEMMRIQASLF, from the coding sequence TTGAGCATTGAAGTGCTGTATGCTTTTGGTAACCCATACGTTGGCGTCTTTATCACAGCGAGTGAGAAATGGGCTCTGATACCAGAAAGCGCGCCAGATAAGGTCGAGCTCGCGATACGGCGAAACTTGGGCGTAGAAGCTATTCGGGCCTCAATCGGCGAAACTCCTCTTCTCGGCATCCTGTGTGTAATGAACAGCAAGGGCCTACTACTCGGAAACATCGTAAAGGAGGAGGAGGTTGACCGGATTAGAAAGGCTGTCGGCGACGCTTTGGTGGTAGACGTGCTCGACGAGATCAAAGAGAACGCTCTTGGGAACTTGATACTCACCAACGACTCGACAGCCATAGTAAGTCCACTTATACCTCCCCCTGCTAGAGCTAAGATAGCCGATACCCTCGATGTAGAAGTTGTGCAGATGAAGCTTGGAGGGTCAAATTTCGTAGGTGCTCTCGGGGTAGCAACCAACCGTGGAGTACTATTGAGCCCTATACTCAGTGATGAAGAGGTAAACACTCTCATCAGCTTGATGAAGGTGCCAAAGGGTGGAATAGGGACGGTAAACCGGGGTAACGTTTTCGTGAAGAGTGGTGTAGTGGCTAATAGTAGGGGGGCCCTCGTGGGATTCGACACGACCGGTATCGAGATGATGCGGATACAGGCGTCCCTCTTCTAG
- a CDS encoding 50S ribosomal protein L31e, whose translation MADERVYVVPLRDAFRAPLTKRAKVAIRILREFIMRHTKSQIVNISPEVNEAIWSRGIKRPPRRVKVAVEVREEEGVKVAEVRLPKEEGRESGA comes from the coding sequence ATGGCCGACGAAAGAGTATACGTCGTACCGTTGAGGGATGCTTTCAGAGCCCCGCTCACTAAGCGGGCGAAAGTAGCGATAAGGATACTAAGAGAGTTCATCATGCGCCACACGAAGTCGCAAATCGTGAATATATCTCCCGAAGTAAATGAAGCAATCTGGTCCAGGGGGATAAAGAGACCTCCCAGGCGGGTAAAAGTAGCAGTAGAGGTACGAGAGGAGGAAGGTGTGAAAGTTGCTGAGGTGAGGCTGCCTAAGGAGGAGGGGAGGGAGAGCGGCGCTTGA
- a CDS encoding 50S ribosomal protein L39e produces the protein MARNKPLAKKLRLASALKSNYQIPVWVIAKTRRRVVRKIRRNWRRSRMQL, from the coding sequence ATGGCGCGCAATAAGCCGTTAGCGAAAAAGCTGAGACTTGCCAGCGCGCTTAAGTCCAACTATCAAATCCCTGTTTGGGTCATTGCTAAAACGAGGAGAAGAGTTGTAAGGAAGATTCGAAGGAATTGGCGGAGGAGTAGAATGCAGCTATAG
- a CDS encoding DNA-binding protein, translating to MESYEYDEELEAIKRRKLQEYQRALEAAQAEEQRRLEEERRQEYLRRILTPKARERLTNLRMVRPELVEQLEIQLIQLAQMGRIPLPVTDDLLKELLARITEQKKEIRIKYTRGSLGGL from the coding sequence ATGGAGAGCTACGAGTACGATGAGGAACTCGAGGCGATCAAGCGGAGGAAACTTCAGGAGTACCAGCGCGCTCTGGAAGCTGCGCAGGCAGAGGAGCAGCGCCGCCTAGAAGAGGAGAGGAGGCAGGAGTACCTCAGAAGGATCCTAACGCCTAAAGCGCGCGAAAGGCTGACTAACCTGAGGATGGTGAGACCAGAGCTTGTTGAACAGCTGGAGATTCAGCTCATTCAGCTGGCTCAAATGGGCAGAATTCCATTACCCGTAACTGATGATCTACTGAAGGAGCTACTAGCCCGAATCACCGAACAGAAGAAAGAAATAAGGATAAAGTATACGAGAGGCAGCCTCGGTGGACTGTGA